A genomic region of Noviherbaspirillum sp. L7-7A contains the following coding sequences:
- a CDS encoding ABC transporter ATP-binding protein: protein MEKALEVANLHAWYGESHILHDLSFSVSKGEVVTLLGRNGAGRTTTLRAIMGLTGARRGSIRINGAEAIQLPTYRVAHLGVGYCPEERGIFSSLSAEENLMLPPSVSKTDRGMSIEEIYDMFPNLAERRNSQGTRLSGGEQQMLAVARILRTGARLLLLDEISEGLAPVIVQALARMITTLKAKGYTIVMVEQNFRFAAPLADRFYVVEHGQIVETFAASELNAKMPVLNELLGV, encoded by the coding sequence ATGGAAAAAGCGCTTGAAGTCGCCAACCTGCACGCCTGGTATGGCGAATCGCATATTCTGCACGACCTCAGTTTTTCAGTGAGCAAGGGCGAGGTCGTCACGCTCCTCGGCCGCAACGGCGCCGGGCGCACCACCACGCTGCGCGCCATCATGGGCCTGACCGGCGCGCGCCGCGGCTCCATCAGGATCAACGGCGCCGAGGCGATACAGCTGCCGACCTACCGGGTGGCGCACCTGGGCGTGGGCTATTGCCCGGAAGAGCGCGGCATCTTCTCGTCGCTGTCGGCCGAGGAAAACCTGATGCTGCCGCCGTCGGTGTCCAAGACCGACCGCGGCATGTCGATCGAAGAGATCTACGACATGTTTCCCAACCTGGCGGAGCGCCGCAACAGCCAGGGCACCCGACTGTCCGGCGGCGAGCAGCAGATGCTGGCGGTGGCGCGCATCCTGCGCACCGGCGCGCGCCTCCTGCTGCTCGACGAGATTTCCGAAGGCCTGGCGCCGGTCATCGTGCAGGCGCTGGCGCGCATGATCACAACCCTGAAGGCCAAGGGTTACACCATCGTGATGGTGGAACAGAATTTCCGTTTCGCGGCACCGCTCGCGGACCGGTTTTACGTGGTGGAGCATGGTCAGATCGTGGAGACCTTTGCTGCATCCGAATTGAACGCCAAGATGCCGGTGTTAAACGAACTGCTCGGGGTCTGA
- a CDS encoding GMC family oxidoreductase N-terminal domain-containing protein encodes MESAGKFDYIIIGAGSAGCVLANRLTQDPDVSVLLLEAGRKDDYIWIHIPVGYLYCIDNPRTDWLYRTEVDAGLNGRSLVYPRGKVLGGSSSINGMIYMRGQSHDYDQWAALTGDDSWRWDAVLPLFKKTEDYYNGADEFHGSGGEWRVERQRLKWEILEAFRDAAEQVGIPKTADFNRGDNNGCGYFDVNQRRGIRWNTAKAFLKPASKRSNLTIMTGCHVQRLKIATTESGKACTGVEFTGGGRAWTADATRETLLCAGAIGSPQILQLSGIGPGALLQQHGIKVELDAPGVGDNLQDHLQIRMAFKVSGAKTLNTMANNWFGKMKIGMEYVLNQSGPMSMAPSQLGAFTRSDASQATPNLQYHVQPLSLERFGEPLHPFPAFTASVCNLRPTARGHVRIASADASAAPKITANYLSTPEDRKIAAESLKLTRTIVHAPAMKKYAPEEFKPGAHLTTDEELARAAGDISTTIFHPVGTCRMGRDDDASAVLDSQLRVRGVAGLRVVDASIMPVITSGNPNSPTIMIAEKAAALLRASYR; translated from the coding sequence GTGGAATCGGCAGGCAAATTCGACTACATCATCATCGGCGCCGGCTCGGCCGGCTGCGTACTGGCCAACCGCCTGACCCAGGACCCGGATGTGTCCGTGCTGCTGCTGGAGGCGGGCCGCAAGGATGATTACATCTGGATCCATATCCCTGTCGGCTATCTGTACTGCATCGATAATCCGCGCACCGACTGGCTGTACCGCACAGAGGTCGATGCCGGCCTCAATGGCCGCAGCCTGGTCTACCCGCGCGGCAAGGTGCTGGGCGGCTCCTCGTCGATCAACGGCATGATCTACATGCGCGGCCAGTCGCATGACTATGACCAGTGGGCCGCGCTGACCGGCGACGACAGCTGGCGCTGGGACGCGGTGCTGCCGCTGTTCAAGAAGACCGAGGACTACTACAACGGCGCCGATGAATTCCATGGCAGCGGCGGCGAGTGGCGGGTGGAAAGGCAGCGCCTCAAGTGGGAGATCCTGGAAGCCTTCCGCGACGCGGCGGAACAGGTCGGCATTCCGAAGACCGCCGACTTCAATCGCGGCGACAACAATGGCTGCGGCTACTTCGACGTCAACCAGCGCCGCGGCATACGCTGGAACACCGCCAAGGCCTTCCTGAAGCCGGCCAGCAAGCGCAGCAACCTCACCATCATGACCGGCTGCCATGTGCAGCGGCTGAAGATCGCGACGACGGAAAGCGGCAAGGCCTGCACCGGCGTCGAATTCACCGGCGGCGGCCGTGCATGGACGGCCGATGCCACCCGTGAAACCCTGCTTTGCGCCGGCGCCATCGGCTCGCCGCAAATCCTGCAGCTGTCGGGCATCGGGCCGGGCGCGCTGCTGCAGCAGCATGGCATCAAGGTCGAGCTCGATGCGCCCGGCGTTGGCGACAACCTGCAGGACCATCTGCAGATCCGCATGGCCTTCAAGGTAAGCGGCGCCAAGACCCTGAACACCATGGCCAACAACTGGTTCGGCAAGATGAAGATCGGCATGGAGTATGTGCTCAACCAGAGCGGCCCGATGTCGATGGCGCCATCGCAGCTTGGCGCCTTCACCCGCTCCGACGCCAGCCAGGCCACGCCCAACCTGCAATACCATGTGCAGCCGCTGTCGCTGGAGCGCTTCGGCGAACCGCTGCATCCATTCCCGGCCTTCACCGCCAGCGTCTGCAATCTGCGGCCGACGGCGCGCGGCCATGTGCGCATCGCGTCGGCCGACGCCTCGGCGGCGCCGAAGATCACGGCCAATTATCTGAGCACGCCGGAAGACCGCAAGATCGCCGCCGAATCGCTGAAGCTGACCCGCACCATCGTCCATGCGCCGGCGATGAAAAAGTATGCGCCCGAGGAATTCAAGCCCGGCGCGCACCTGACGACCGACGAGGAACTGGCCCGCGCGGCAGGCGATATCAGCACCACCATCTTCCATCCGGTGGGCACCTGCAGGATGGGTCGCGATGACGATGCCAGCGCCGTTCTCGACAGCCAGCTGCGGGTGCGCGGCGTGGCGGGACTGCGCGTGGTGGATGCGTCCATCATGCCCGTCATCACCTCCGGCAATCCGAATTCGCCCACCATCATGATTGCCGAAAAGGCGGCTGCGCTGCTACGCGCGAGCTATCGTTGA
- a CDS encoding branched-chain amino acid ABC transporter permease codes for MNKKLLYGIALLLALAAPFFLYPVFLMKVLCFALFACAFNLLIGYTGLLSFGHAAFFGGAGYITGYALKGMGLPTEIGLLAGTAFAALVGLVMGGLAIRRQGIYFTMITLALAQMLFFVFLQAPFTGGEDGLQGVPRGRLLGMLDLSNDVTMYFVVLAIVIAAFALIVRIIHSPFGQVLKAVKENEPRAISLGYDVDRYKLLAFVLSAALSGLAGATKTLVLGFETLTDAHWTMSGLVVLMTLVGGLGTIVGPVVGAIVIIALENKLGDLGNGLARLTSIEWFNTLGDSVTIVTGLIFIICVLAFRRGIVGEIAARIRPASRH; via the coding sequence ATGAATAAGAAACTGCTGTACGGCATTGCGCTGCTGCTGGCGCTGGCCGCGCCGTTCTTCCTGTACCCGGTGTTCCTGATGAAGGTGCTGTGCTTCGCGCTGTTTGCCTGCGCCTTCAACCTGCTGATCGGCTATACCGGCCTGCTTTCCTTCGGCCACGCGGCCTTCTTCGGCGGTGCCGGCTATATCACCGGCTATGCACTGAAGGGCATGGGCCTGCCGACCGAGATCGGCCTGCTGGCCGGCACCGCGTTCGCTGCGCTGGTGGGCCTGGTGATGGGCGGCCTGGCGATACGCCGGCAGGGCATCTACTTCACGATGATCACGCTGGCGCTGGCCCAGATGCTGTTCTTCGTATTCCTGCAGGCGCCGTTCACCGGCGGCGAGGATGGCCTGCAGGGCGTGCCGCGCGGCCGCCTGCTGGGCATGCTGGACCTGTCGAATGACGTCACCATGTATTTCGTGGTGCTGGCCATCGTGATTGCGGCTTTCGCGCTGATCGTTCGCATCATCCACTCGCCATTCGGCCAGGTGCTGAAGGCGGTGAAGGAAAACGAGCCGCGCGCGATCTCGCTGGGCTATGACGTGGACAGGTACAAGCTGCTGGCCTTCGTGCTGTCGGCCGCGCTGTCGGGCCTTGCAGGGGCCACCAAGACCCTTGTGCTGGGCTTCGAGACGCTGACCGATGCCCACTGGACGATGTCCGGCCTGGTGGTGCTGATGACGCTTGTAGGCGGCCTGGGGACCATCGTCGGCCCGGTGGTCGGCGCCATTGTGATCATCGCGCTGGAAAACAAGCTGGGCGACCTGGGCAATGGACTGGCACGGCTGACCAGCATCGAGTGGTTCAATACGCTCGGCGATTCGGTCACCATCGTCACTGGCCTGATCTTCATCATCTGCGTGCTGGCATTCAGGCGTGGCATCGTGGGCGAGATCGCGGCGCGCATCCGGCCTGCCTCACGGCATTGA
- a CDS encoding ABC transporter substrate-binding protein, translating to MKLKAKVIAMAVASIAAMGFGAGANAQISGDVVKIGFITDISGLYSDIDGQGGAEAIKMAIADFGGTVNGKKIELVTADHQNKADIAASKAREWFDREGVDMLIGGTNSATGLAMAKVAAEKKKPFISIGAGTARLTNEECSPYTVHYAYDTVALAKGTGGAVVKQGGKSWYFLTADYAFGASLENDTSAVVKASGGQVLGSVKHPLSASDFSSFLLQAQASKAQILGLANAGGDTINAIKAANEFGVTKTMKLAGLLMFINDVHSLTPALTQGMYLTDSWYWDQNDDTRAFAKRYFSKMKKMPSSLQAADYSATLQYLNAVKAAGTDDTEKAWEKFKSSKINDMYAKNGTIRADGSMIHDMYLMQVKAPNESKTPWDYFKIVATIPGDQAFTTKAETKCAAWK from the coding sequence ATGAAGTTGAAGGCTAAAGTAATTGCGATGGCAGTGGCATCGATTGCCGCCATGGGTTTCGGCGCAGGCGCGAACGCGCAGATCTCCGGCGACGTAGTGAAGATCGGCTTCATCACCGATATCTCGGGCCTGTACTCCGACATCGACGGCCAGGGCGGCGCCGAAGCCATCAAGATGGCGATTGCCGACTTCGGCGGCACGGTCAACGGCAAGAAGATCGAGCTCGTCACCGCCGACCACCAGAACAAGGCCGACATCGCCGCCAGCAAGGCGCGCGAATGGTTCGACCGTGAAGGCGTGGACATGCTGATCGGCGGCACCAACTCGGCAACCGGCCTGGCGATGGCCAAGGTCGCGGCCGAGAAGAAGAAGCCCTTCATCTCGATCGGCGCCGGCACCGCGCGCCTGACCAACGAGGAATGCTCGCCCTATACCGTGCACTATGCCTATGACACCGTGGCGCTGGCCAAGGGCACGGGCGGCGCGGTGGTGAAGCAGGGCGGCAAGTCCTGGTACTTCCTGACCGCCGACTACGCCTTCGGCGCTTCGCTGGAGAACGATACCTCGGCCGTGGTCAAGGCATCCGGCGGCCAGGTGCTGGGCTCGGTCAAGCATCCGCTGTCGGCATCGGACTTCTCGTCCTTCCTGCTGCAGGCGCAGGCTTCCAAGGCCCAGATCCTGGGCTTGGCCAACGCCGGCGGCGACACCATCAATGCGATCAAGGCCGCCAATGAATTCGGCGTGACCAAGACCATGAAGCTGGCCGGCCTGCTGATGTTCATCAATGACGTCCACTCGCTGACGCCGGCGCTGACCCAGGGCATGTACCTGACCGACAGCTGGTACTGGGACCAGAACGACGACACCCGCGCCTTCGCCAAGCGCTACTTCAGCAAGATGAAGAAGATGCCATCGAGCCTGCAGGCGGCAGACTATTCGGCCACGCTGCAGTATCTGAACGCGGTCAAGGCAGCCGGCACCGATGACACCGAAAAGGCCTGGGAGAAGTTCAAGTCCAGCAAGATCAACGACATGTATGCCAAGAACGGCACCATCCGCGCCGACGGCAGCATGATCCATGACATGTACCTGATGCAGGTGAAGGCGCCCAACGAATCCAAGACGCCGTGGGACTACTTCAAGATCGTGGCGACGATTCCGGGCGACCAGGCTTTCACGACCAAAGCCGAAACCAAGTGCGCTGCCTGGAAATAA
- a CDS encoding ABC transporter ATP-binding protein encodes MADVILETRHLTKEFKGFTAVNDVNLQVQRGHIHALIGPNGAGKTTCFNLLTKFLVPTAGQILFNNRDITSAAPAQIARQGIIRSFQISAVFPHLTVMENVRIGLQRALGNSFHFWTSERTLSRLNDRAMALLAEVDLTEFADTVTVDLPYGRKRALEIATTLGMEPELMLLDEPTQGMGHEDVHRVTALIKKVSAGRTILMVEHNMSVVSGICDRISVLQRGAMLAEGNYQEVSSNPQVMEAYMGTTSGALEGAH; translated from the coding sequence ATGGCCGATGTCATTCTGGAGACCAGGCACCTGACCAAGGAGTTCAAGGGATTCACTGCGGTGAACGATGTGAATCTTCAGGTCCAGCGGGGCCATATCCATGCACTGATCGGCCCCAACGGCGCCGGCAAGACCACCTGCTTCAACCTGCTGACCAAGTTCCTGGTGCCAACGGCGGGCCAGATCCTGTTCAATAACCGCGACATCACTTCGGCAGCACCGGCGCAGATCGCGCGCCAGGGCATCATCCGCTCGTTCCAGATCTCGGCCGTCTTCCCGCATCTCACCGTGATGGAAAACGTGCGCATCGGCCTGCAGCGCGCGCTTGGCAATTCCTTCCACTTCTGGACCAGCGAACGCACGCTGTCGCGCCTGAATGACCGCGCGATGGCCTTGCTGGCCGAAGTCGACCTGACCGAGTTCGCCGACACCGTCACGGTGGACCTGCCATACGGCCGCAAGCGTGCGCTGGAGATCGCCACCACGCTGGGCATGGAGCCCGAACTCATGCTGCTCGACGAGCCTACCCAGGGCATGGGCCACGAAGACGTCCACCGCGTCACCGCGCTGATCAAGAAGGTATCGGCCGGCCGCACCATCCTGATGGTGGAACACAACATGAGCGTGGTCTCGGGCATCTGCGACCGCATCTCGGTATTGCAGCGCGGCGCCATGCTGGCCGAGGGCAACTACCAGGAAGTGTCGTCGAATCCCCAGGTGATGGAAGCCTATATGGGCACCACCAGCGGCGCGCTCGAAGGCGCACATTGA
- a CDS encoding 5'-methylthioadenosine/adenosylhomocysteine nucleosidase encodes MDRKPYRLGIISALQEEQAGLITQMRDGKIFTRGKRDYVHGNLWGIDCICVLSRLGKVASAATAAMLIERFDVSHLLFTGVAGSADPEVRVGDIVIASELVQHDMDTRPLFPRFEIPLTGLSRFPSDAQINRYLLEAATNFLDQDLLTEISEENRANFNLHQPRLHQGLIASGDEFIASASRLQELKRDFPDLLAVEMEGAAVAQVCHEFGIPFSVIRTISDNANEDSAVDFLSFIRHVASVYAFHTIRRLSALLP; translated from the coding sequence ATGGACAGAAAACCGTACCGACTTGGCATCATCAGCGCGCTTCAGGAAGAACAGGCAGGCCTGATCACCCAAATGCGCGATGGAAAAATTTTTACCCGTGGCAAGAGAGACTATGTCCACGGCAATTTGTGGGGAATCGATTGCATCTGCGTCTTGTCCAGATTGGGAAAAGTTGCTTCAGCTGCAACAGCTGCCATGTTGATCGAGCGTTTCGACGTTTCTCATCTGTTATTTACCGGCGTTGCCGGATCTGCCGACCCCGAAGTGCGGGTTGGCGACATCGTTATTGCAAGCGAGCTTGTGCAACACGACATGGACACGCGCCCGCTTTTTCCGCGATTTGAAATTCCACTCACCGGGCTTTCCCGATTTCCAAGCGATGCGCAAATTAATCGTTATCTGCTGGAAGCAGCCACCAATTTCCTGGACCAGGATTTGCTGACTGAGATATCCGAGGAAAACCGCGCGAATTTCAATCTGCATCAGCCCCGCCTACATCAGGGACTGATTGCCAGCGGCGATGAATTCATTGCCAGCGCATCAAGACTGCAAGAATTAAAGAGGGATTTTCCGGATTTACTGGCTGTCGAGATGGAAGGCGCTGCGGTTGCCCAGGTGTGCCATGAATTTGGCATACCGTTTTCCGTGATTCGCACCATCTCTGACAACGCCAACGAAGACTCTGCAGTCGATTTTCTTTCCTTTATTCGGCACGTCGCTTCTGTCTACGCATTTCATACGATACGCAGGTTGTCTGCTCTGCTGCCTTGA
- a CDS encoding LysR family transcriptional regulator, with protein sequence MDFNQLRAFVTIAQEANLTRAAERLHLTQPAVSLQLKALQSTLGLQLFHRTAAGMMLTDDGAKLLPFAERVLASLMEFRQGADALHSTLSGTLSIGTILDPEFIRLGAFLKRLVESYPQLSTQLQQGMSGSVLQQIKNGGLDVGFYLGIPGKEFSYQALTSFNYYVLAPQGWKNRVAGRDWKSLASLPWIWTPPESAHNRLLTKVFAQHKVSPHKVAMVDQEPSMLDLVKSGVGLALARDSVALREAQARGLVIADQVSLAMDLSFVCQAKRAQEPIIQAVFSLLKTVWER encoded by the coding sequence ATGGATTTCAATCAGTTACGTGCATTCGTCACCATCGCCCAGGAAGCGAACCTGACCCGCGCCGCCGAGCGTCTGCATTTGACGCAGCCTGCCGTCAGCCTGCAATTAAAGGCCCTGCAAAGTACGCTGGGCCTGCAACTGTTTCATCGCACCGCAGCCGGCATGATGCTAACCGATGACGGTGCCAAACTGCTTCCGTTTGCCGAACGGGTATTGGCCAGCTTGATGGAATTCCGCCAAGGCGCCGATGCATTGCATTCCACCCTGTCGGGCACGCTCTCGATAGGCACGATACTCGATCCCGAATTCATCCGACTTGGCGCATTTTTGAAGCGACTTGTCGAATCTTACCCGCAATTATCAACACAACTTCAGCAGGGCATGTCGGGCTCGGTGCTTCAGCAGATCAAGAACGGTGGACTCGACGTCGGTTTTTACCTTGGCATTCCCGGCAAGGAATTCAGTTATCAGGCGCTGACTTCCTTTAATTACTATGTGCTGGCGCCGCAAGGCTGGAAAAATCGGGTCGCCGGCCGCGACTGGAAATCGCTGGCCAGCCTTCCATGGATATGGACGCCACCCGAATCCGCCCATAACCGACTGCTTACAAAAGTGTTTGCACAACATAAGGTGTCACCGCACAAGGTGGCGATGGTGGATCAGGAACCGTCCATGCTTGATCTCGTGAAATCCGGCGTCGGCTTGGCGCTAGCCAGGGACTCCGTCGCACTGCGGGAAGCCCAGGCACGTGGCCTGGTGATTGCCGATCAGGTCAGTCTGGCAATGGATTTGAGCTTCGTTTGCCAGGCAAAGCGTGCCCAGGAACCCATCATCCAGGCCGTTTTTTCCTTGTTGAAAACCGTCTGGGAGCGGTGA
- a CDS encoding CoA-acylating methylmalonate-semialdehyde dehydrogenase yields MSQPARIEHFINGTITASSGDRSQDVTNPATGEVGAQVALASVADVNAAVAAANAAAPAWADTAPLKRARILSKFKELIERHHDDLARAITREHGKVFSDAKGEVIRGLEIVEFACGVPQLLKTQFTDNIGGGIDNWQLRQPLGVTAGITPFNFPVMVPLWMAPMALATGNTFVLKPSERDPSPSLMMADLLKQAGLPDGVFNVVQGDKVAVDALIQHPDVKAVSFVGSTPIAEYIYTEGARRKGAWPLRVQALGGAKNHLVVMPDADLDQAVDALIGAAYGSAGERCMAISVAVAVGQVADRLIDALIPRVKSLKVMNGMEDAAEMGPVVTAQHKAKIEGYIEEGVRAGARLLVDGRGLKVPGHENGFFLGGTLFDQVTPEMKIYQEEIFGPVLCVVRVPDLKSAVELINAHEYGNGVSLFTSDGNTAREFSRRIEVGMVGVNVPIPVPMAWHSFGGWKRSLFGDAHIYGEEGVRFYTRYKSIMQRWPQSIDKGAEFTMPVAK; encoded by the coding sequence ATGAGCCAGCCCGCACGCATCGAGCACTTCATCAATGGCACCATCACCGCATCGTCCGGCGACCGCAGCCAGGATGTGACCAATCCCGCGACTGGCGAAGTCGGTGCCCAGGTGGCGCTGGCCAGCGTGGCCGATGTGAATGCGGCGGTGGCGGCGGCAAACGCTGCCGCGCCGGCATGGGCCGACACGGCGCCGCTGAAGCGGGCACGCATCCTGTCGAAGTTCAAGGAACTGATCGAACGGCATCATGACGACCTGGCCAGGGCGATTACGCGGGAACACGGCAAGGTATTTTCGGATGCGAAAGGGGAGGTGATCCGCGGCCTGGAGATCGTTGAATTCGCCTGCGGCGTGCCGCAGCTCCTGAAAACCCAGTTCACCGACAATATCGGCGGCGGCATCGACAACTGGCAGCTGCGCCAGCCGCTGGGCGTCACCGCCGGCATCACGCCGTTCAATTTCCCGGTCATGGTGCCGCTGTGGATGGCGCCCATGGCGCTGGCAACCGGCAACACCTTCGTGCTCAAGCCATCCGAGCGCGATCCGTCGCCGTCGCTGATGATGGCCGACCTGCTGAAGCAGGCCGGACTGCCGGACGGCGTCTTCAATGTGGTGCAGGGCGACAAGGTGGCGGTGGATGCGCTGATCCAGCATCCGGATGTGAAGGCGGTGTCCTTTGTCGGCTCGACCCCGATCGCGGAATACATCTATACCGAAGGCGCGCGCCGCAAGGGCGCCTGGCCGCTGCGGGTGCAGGCGCTGGGCGGCGCCAAGAACCACCTGGTGGTGATGCCGGACGCCGACCTGGACCAGGCAGTGGATGCGCTGATTGGCGCGGCCTATGGCTCGGCTGGCGAGCGCTGCATGGCCATCTCGGTGGCGGTGGCGGTAGGGCAGGTGGCCGACAGGCTGATCGATGCGCTGATACCGCGCGTGAAGTCGCTGAAGGTCATGAACGGCATGGAGGACGCGGCCGAGATGGGCCCGGTGGTCACCGCCCAGCACAAGGCCAAGATCGAAGGCTATATCGAGGAAGGCGTGCGCGCCGGCGCCCGGCTGCTGGTCGATGGCCGCGGCCTGAAGGTGCCTGGCCATGAAAACGGCTTCTTCCTGGGTGGCACCCTGTTCGACCAGGTGACGCCGGAAATGAAGATCTACCAGGAAGAGATTTTCGGGCCGGTGCTGTGCGTGGTGCGCGTGCCCGACCTGAAGTCGGCGGTGGAACTGATCAATGCCCACGAATACGGCAATGGCGTGTCGCTGTTCACCTCGGACGGCAATACGGCCCGCGAATTCTCGCGCCGCATCGAGGTGGGCATGGTGGGCGTGAACGTGCCCATCCCGGTGCCGATGGCCTGGCATTCCTTCGGCGGCTGGAAGCGCTCGCTGTTTGGCGACGCCCATATCTATGGCGAGGAGGGCGTGCGGTTCTACACCCGCTACAAGTCCATCATGCAGCGCTGGCCGCAATCCATCGACAAGGGTGCGGAATTCACGATGCCGGTGGCGAAGTAA
- a CDS encoding branched-chain amino acid ABC transporter permease produces the protein MEIFGIPLQAMLSQLLLGLVNGSFYAMLSLGLAVIFGLLNVINFAHGALYMMGAFIAWMGLSYFGINYWVMLVAAPLIVGLFGIIIEKTMLRWLYKLDHLYGLLLTFGITLMVEGVFRSVYGVSGQPYSVPSALSGATNLGFMVLPNYRAWVVVASLIVCFVTWFVIEKTKLGAYLRAGTENPKMVEAFGINVPLMVTLTYGFGVALAAFAGVLAAPVIQVSPLMGSNLIITVFAVVVIGGMGSIMGSILTGLGLGIIEGLTRVFYPQLSATVVFIIMAIVLMIRPAGLFGKEK, from the coding sequence ATGGAAATTTTCGGCATACCCCTGCAGGCGATGTTGAGCCAGCTGCTGCTGGGCCTGGTCAATGGCTCGTTCTACGCGATGTTGTCGCTTGGGCTGGCCGTGATCTTCGGCTTGCTCAACGTGATCAACTTCGCCCATGGCGCCCTGTACATGATGGGCGCATTCATCGCCTGGATGGGCTTGAGCTACTTCGGCATCAATTACTGGGTGATGCTGGTAGCCGCGCCGCTGATTGTCGGCCTGTTCGGCATCATTATTGAAAAGACCATGCTGCGCTGGCTCTACAAGCTGGACCATCTGTATGGCCTGCTGCTGACCTTCGGCATCACGCTGATGGTGGAGGGCGTGTTCCGCTCGGTCTATGGCGTCTCCGGCCAGCCTTATTCGGTACCCAGCGCCCTGAGCGGTGCGACCAACCTCGGCTTCATGGTGCTGCCCAATTACCGCGCCTGGGTGGTGGTGGCTTCGCTGATCGTCTGTTTCGTGACCTGGTTCGTGATTGAAAAGACCAAGCTGGGCGCCTACCTGCGCGCCGGCACCGAGAACCCGAAGATGGTGGAGGCCTTCGGCATCAACGTGCCGCTGATGGTCACGCTGACCTACGGCTTCGGCGTGGCGCTTGCAGCTTTTGCCGGCGTGCTGGCCGCGCCGGTGATCCAGGTGTCGCCGCTGATGGGTTCCAACCTGATCATCACCGTGTTCGCGGTGGTCGTGATCGGCGGCATGGGTTCCATCATGGGCTCGATCCTGACCGGCCTGGGCCTGGGCATCATCGAAGGCCTGACGCGGGTGTTCTATCCGCAGCTGTCGGCCACCGTGGTGTTCATCATCATGGCGATCGTGCTGATGATTCGTCCCGCCGGCCTGTTCGGCAAAGAAAAGTAA